The Camelus bactrianus isolate YW-2024 breed Bactrian camel chromosome 12, ASM4877302v1, whole genome shotgun sequence genome includes a window with the following:
- the LOC141579339 gene encoding GDP-fucose protein O-fucosyltransferase 2-like isoform X2 translates to MAACSAGRLVLAWSVGGRHPLWGGVPQTVNGNFSSIQMLVPSVNLRNKTQGYLLCDFNPPEGFNLRRNVCIHIAFLLKTLLKMEEPVLVQFPWGHLYHWQSPDPWSDSFDLPSLNRNIPDIEYEQFIAGTLCS, encoded by the exons atggcggcttgctcggccgggcgactagttctggcctggtcagtcggcggccgacatcctctctggggcggcgtcccacagacggtaaac ggaaatttcagttccatccagatgttggttccttcagtcaacctcaggaataagacacaagg gtaccttctgtgtgacttcaaccctccagagggcttcaacctccgtaggaacgtctgcatccacattgccttcctcctgaagaccctgctgaagatggaggagccggtactggtgcaattcccttggggccacctctaccactggcagagccccgatccctggtccgactcctttgacctcccaagtctcaacagaaacatccctgacattgagtacgagcagttcattgcag gaacgctgtgttcatga
- the LOC141579339 gene encoding GDP-fucose protein O-fucosyltransferase 2-like isoform X3: protein MAACSAGRLVLAWSVGGRHPLWGGVPQTVNGNFSSIQMLVPSVNLRNKTQGYLLCDFNPPEGFNLRRNVCIHIAFLLKTLLKMEEPVLVQFPWGHLYHWQSPDPWSDSFDLPSLNRNIPDIEYEQFIAGL, encoded by the exons atggcggcttgctcggccgggcgactagttctggcctggtcagtcggcggccgacatcctctctggggcggcgtcccacagacggtaaac ggaaatttcagttccatccagatgttggttccttcagtcaacctcaggaataagacacaagg gtaccttctgtgtgacttcaaccctccagagggcttcaacctccgtaggaacgtctgcatccacattgccttcctcctgaagaccctgctgaagatggaggagccggtactggtgcaattcccttggggccacctctaccactggcagagccccgatccctggtccgactcctttgacctcccaagtctcaacagaaacatccctgacattgagtacgagcagttcattgcag gcctctga